TTTACGACTTTCATCATTTCCTTCAAAAGGCGGCTGGTGACGCGTTTGCCCTTGGCGTTTTTTAGTAAGATGCTAAAGGCCTGACGTAACACTCTACCCGTGGTGCCGGCGTGGCCGAACTCGGCCATGTTTTCCCGAGTACGTTGAAACCCAGCACTGGAAGCTATGGTGGCGGCTGAAACCCTGGCCGCCTTGCGGGCCCTAAAACCATCTTGTGTTTTTACAAATGTGATGTTGCCGATTGTTCCTTGTAACTCAATAATTGAGGCTTGCTTTGCCATAAAAAATAAAATTTAAATAGTTTAAAAAATTGGTGATTAAATGTCTCCTCACTTCTGCGGTTGATCCTGATCGTTAGCGCGCTGACCGTTTCAGTAACGATGACAGTGCAAACATACCCTGGCCCCAAACCCTCACTTCCCTGTTTGGGCACGTTTGGGAACGTTTGGGCACGAAATGGCACGAAAAGGCACGTTTGGGCACGTTTGGGCACGTTAGACCTTAGCGAGGCTAGGTGTTTTCGTTTAAAAAGCTTCAAGCTATGAGCTTTGAGCTGCGAGGAGAGAGCGCTTCGCGCTGATTAGTTTCACGCAGAGGCGCAGAGAACGCTGGGTGCGCCTTTGGCGCAGAGAGGAACCACGGAGGCGCGGGGACAGGGAGGGGCACAGAGAAAGGGTTTCGCACAGAGGAAAGGAGAAAAGGAGAAGAATATTGAACAAGGAATGATGAAGGATGAGTGATGAGTGATGAGTGATGAGTGATGAGTGAGGAGGAAATGTTCAATGCTCAACTTTCAATACTCAATGTTCAATGTAGAGAGATGGGAAACGTTTTGAATGACGGGTTGGTAATCCCATTCCTCCCAATCCTGCTGATCTGCGGTTATAAAAAAGCCCCAGCCAGGAGGCTGGGGCTAGTGAACTATCATTTGATTCGTTGTTATCGGCTTGGGCTAACAGCGGTGTAACCTATTGCTTATTTTTTCTTCTTATTTACCAGCAAGACATTGGCCACGGTACGTTCGCCGGCGCGGTCCCATTTTTCAGAAGCGGGGAAGTTGTCCAGGTCCATACCGGGTTTGTAGGCTTTGGCCTGCTCCATCTGCGGGTTGTCGGAAGGGTGATTAATAATACCGCCGTCGGCAAAACCGCTGACCCACAGGGTAGTAGAGCCGCCGCCATCGAGGTTCAGCGCATCATCGGCCTGCATCCATTTCAGAAAGCTGGCCAACTCGGGCAGGCTCATGCCGGCCGCTTTTTCGTTGCGGCCGTCAACGGCTACCAACAGCAGCCGGTCGCCTTTCAGGGCTACAGCGGTACGGGGGTGGCGTTTTACATAAAAGGCCGTGGTATCGAGGGCAGGTACCTGGTGATCCTGCAGCAACAGGGGGCCGGTGACCATTACGTCCTCGCCCGCCAGGTGCTGTTCCCAATTGTCGGAACCATCCCATTGTGCAATACGCACTTTTTTCCCATCGATAATGAGTGCTGATTTCTGGTGAAAGGCTCTTTTGTTAGCCTTCGTGAGCCGGGTTTCATTGACCGTTTCGCCGTCTACACGGATGTAATCTTCAGAGCCTCCATTTTTCATATCGAAGAAGGTACCGTTGATGCCGGCCAGTGCCTCGTATTCCGTACCGAATTCACTGGTGAGTTTGCGGCTGTGCGGCACCGCGGCCACATCAAGCCTGTTTTTTCCTTTGAGCCTTACTTCCAGGATATTGATGTTTTGAGAGGCGCCAAACAGTGACGAATCGAACCAGTAATGCTTTAGGTAGACCCCTTTGGCCAGCTTCTTTTCTGTCCATTTGGCCCCTACTACAGTAAGGGAGTCGGACTGGGCGCTGCCCTGCAGCGTGGTCAGGAAAAAAGCCAGGAGCAAAGGCGTGATTTGTAAACGAGCGCGTACGGTAATAAATAACAGTAAGCCAAATACGATATGCCCAATAGCTAACCAGAGACCACCGCAAAGAATCCAAATGATATTTAGGAATAGCGAGATGCAACCTGTGGAGGATGTGCTGCTTACCACTTGGCGCCCGAATGGCCAGATCATAAAGTAGCCCAGCTTAAAACATTGCAGTCCGAATGGAATGCCTATAACGGTAAGGCATAGTGCCAGGCCGCCTACGAAGTAACCGATAGCGGAGAAGAGACCGCCGAAGATTAGCCAGATAAGATTGCCGAGCGTGTTCATGGTGAGTGGTGAGTGGATTAAAAGGATTTAAAGGTAGAGGATTTATGGCTGATGTGAGGATGGCTGATGGCGGATTGAAGAGAGGATGAAATGCTAACTAGTTGGCAAGGGATGTTTCACGCAAAGACGCAAAGGAGGAAAGGCGCAAAGGGCCGGGGATTAGTTGGATGATAATTGTGAATGGTGAGTGGTGAGTGGTGAGTGGTGAGGAGTAACGGCCCAGTCTAGTGGCCGCTGATCTCGTCTTTTTCTGCTTTGAGTTGTTTGGTGCGTTGCTCGGTGAGTTCCTGCATGCAGAGGGAATAGATCATGGGTTGGATAGAGCCGCCTTCATAACCACTGTCGGTAAACTGGCAATGCGTGTCGCGGAAGGTGATCCAGGCACGTTGGGCTTTTACCAATAAGGCCTTTCGCTCCGGTGTTAAAAGGGCTGCCAATTCTTTGTATACTTTATTGAGTTCGGCATCAGCTTTTTTGTATTTCTTATCGGCTTGCTGGTTCAGCTCCATTTGGGTTTGGGAGAAAGCGGGAGCGGAGAAGAGGAAGAGAGCAGCTATGAGCAGTGAGCTACGAGCTGCGAGGGTATGGAGAGCGGGTTTCATGATCAGTTGGATTAATGGCAATAAAGATAAGGTTGACAGGTTAATAAGTTGACAAGGAGGGTTTCACGAAAAGACGCGAAGGAGGGAAAGCTGCGAGCTGCGAGGAGGGAAGCTACACGCTTCACGCTTCACGCTGCACGCGAAACAGCCAGGAGAGAGGAGTCTACGGTCAACAGTCCATAGCAGGAATGGTGAGTGGTGAGGGAGGGAGGCTGCAAGCTATAAGCTGCACGCTGCAAGCCCAACAGCCGAGGGAAAGGGTTGACAGGTTAACAAGTTGAGAAGTTGACAGGTTGATAAGAAATGGAGAAGGGTTTCACGCAAAGACGCAAAGAAAGCTAAGAGAGAAAAGAGGGTAAGAAGAAAAAAGAGAATGGCTATAATAGGAAATAGCTGGGAGAGGGAAGCTGCACGCTACAAGCTGCACGCTGCAAGCTAAACAGCCG
This genomic interval from Flavisolibacter tropicus contains the following:
- a CDS encoding phosphodiester glycosidase family protein, with amino-acid sequence MNTLGNLIWLIFGGLFSAIGYFVGGLALCLTVIGIPFGLQCFKLGYFMIWPFGRQVVSSTSSTGCISLFLNIIWILCGGLWLAIGHIVFGLLLFITVRARLQITPLLLAFFLTTLQGSAQSDSLTVVGAKWTEKKLAKGVYLKHYWFDSSLFGASQNINILEVRLKGKNRLDVAAVPHSRKLTSEFGTEYEALAGINGTFFDMKNGGSEDYIRVDGETVNETRLTKANKRAFHQKSALIIDGKKVRIAQWDGSDNWEQHLAGEDVMVTGPLLLQDHQVPALDTTAFYVKRHPRTAVALKGDRLLLVAVDGRNEKAAGMSLPELASFLKWMQADDALNLDGGGSTTLWVSGFADGGIINHPSDNPQMEQAKAYKPGMDLDNFPASEKWDRAGERTVANVLLVNKKKK
- a CDS encoding lysozyme inhibitor LprI family protein, producing MKPALHTLAARSSLLIAALFLFSAPAFSQTQMELNQQADKKYKKADAELNKVYKELAALLTPERKALLVKAQRAWITFRDTHCQFTDSGYEGGSIQPMIYSLCMQELTEQRTKQLKAEKDEISGH